The following coding sequences are from one Triticum aestivum cultivar Chinese Spring chromosome 5A, IWGSC CS RefSeq v2.1, whole genome shotgun sequence window:
- the LOC123103364 gene encoding protein C2-DOMAIN ABA-RELATED 11 — protein MNEEAEGRGARPGVLKVVVAQGTNLAIRDFTSSDPYVVVRLADKSAKTKVINSCLNPVWNEEMVFSIREPLGIIKLEVFDRDRFKYDDKMGHAFIDLQPVAAATKLRRALKLTTGETRLRKVAPTADNCLLSDSFVTYADGEIVLDSRLRLRDVESGELFVTVKWIDAGAT, from the exons ATGAACGAGGAGgcggaggggaggggggcgcggcccggCGTGCTCAAGGTGGTGGTGGCGCAGGGGACCAACCTCGCCATCAGGGACTTCACCTCCAGCGACCCCTACGTCGTCGTCCGCCTCGCAGACAAG AGTGCAAAGACAAAAGTCATCAACAGTTGCCTCAATCCAGTTTGGAACGAAGAGATGGTCTTCTCCATCAGGGAACCTCTAGGGATCATCAAACTT GAGGTGTTCGACCGGGACCGGTTCAAGTACGACGACAAGATGGGCCACGCCTTCATCGACCTGCAGCCGGTGGCGGCCGCGACGAAGCTGCGGCGCGCGCTCAAGCTCACCACAGGGGAGACCAGGCTCCGGAAGGTGGCGCCGACCGCCGACAACTGCCTGCTCTCCGACAGCTTCGTGACCTACGCCGACGGCGAGATCGTGCTCGACTCCCGGCTGCGGCTGCGCGACGTCGAGTCCGGGGAGCTCTTCGTGACCGTCAAGTGGATCGACGCCGGCGCCACGTGA